DNA from Coriobacteriia bacterium:
AAAAGTCCGTTGATGAACGACAGCGTGCGTTTGGCCCCGCGAAGCTTCTTCGCGTACACGTTCCGCGGCGCGCTGTTCTTCGACACATACTGAACAACCATGTCCTCGCCGGTCAGCCGCACAAGCAGGTTGACCGCGACGACCGACTTGCCGGTCCCTGGTCCGCCACGAACGATGAGTACCTGTCGAGTCCCAGTGGACTGCGCACGTTGCGCGAGCTCCACAGCCATCTCGAAGATGACCTTCTGGTCATCGATCATCACGAATTCCTGGTTGCCATCGAGCATGCTCGCAAGCGAATCCTGCAGCGACTTGCTCGGGCGCAGCCGGCCCGCCTCAATCTCGAAGAGCACGCGACCATGGTCGCCTCGGCTGATGTGGTCGCAGATGAACGCGCGCAGGCGCTTCGCATCGCCGCTACAAAACGCCGGTGCCAACTCTAGGTACTCAAGGTAGGACGGGTCTAGCAGCGGATCGTAGCCGTCGCCGAGCTTGTAGTTGTGCAGGTACGCGCACGGCGCGAGAACGACCTCACGCTGGCGAACCGCTTCGTTGTAGTCCTCAATCATCCGCGCATACGACCACGCCTGATACGAAGGATGACTGACGTTACGCTTGGCTCCTCCGGTGAAGGTACGAACGACAGCGTCCTGGCCCTCAACTAACTCGAGCTCCTGCCACTGCTTCAGCTCCACAATGACGGCGGCCTCAGCCTGTCCCTCGCCGTACCCCGAGATCAGGAAGTCGATTCGGCTGTTGGTGTACGGAACCTTGAACTCGATCGCTACGCCGCAGTCATCGGGAATTTCGGGCGCGATCAGCACGTTGTGCATGAACTGCATTGAGTTGCGCCAGGAGTTCACCTCGGCCACGTTCACTCGGTGAATGCGCTCTTCGAAGACCTCAGTGATGCGTTCGACAATCGCGTCGTTGGTGACATCATCGACAAAGTCGGCCTTTGTGGCTTGATAGACGAGCACTCAGCGCCCCCTGCACTCGAGACCTGCGCAGCCAGAGTGATGCTGCTGCGCCGAAGCATAGCAGCGGATCACGTGAGTGCATCACCCAAGAAGCGCGGGGCGATTCGAAGACTGTCTACCATAGCCATACGGTCATCGTGCTACCGCTACCGCACTCCATCCATATGTCGTAGTAGTCGGTCAGGGGCGCCGTGAAGGACCCTAGCTGCTCGGCATACATCCCCGGATACACTTCCGTTGACGGGTCCGCGTCCCCGCTAATCATCCTGAGCGTGCTCGCTTCGCTGTACAGCGAATAGACTTCGCCAGCGTAGAGTTTCAGTCGGATGTTCACCACGTACTCGTTAGCGGAGTCCCCGTCGTAGTCGTAGTACGCGGGCACCAGTTCGTCTGCTTCAAAGTGGAAGTGGCGATTAGTTCGCTTCTTGGCAGATGCGGACGGCCTGTAAGTTGCGTTGCCAGCGTATTTGACCTGCCACTGTCCGTGGTAGTCGGTTCCTGGCAGATTGAGATTGAAAGAGGCTGCGCCCGTTGAACTGGTCTTCTTCGACGCCTTCTTCACCCCGTTGTAATACAGCGACACGTACACGCCCTTCATCGCGCCGCCTGCAGACTTCTTCAGTGTTGCGTTCAGGACCGGCGATAGGTCGTAATGTTCCCAAGAGTAGCCGTTTGCGAGCGTGACACCGAGCTTCGTACCCTTCTTCGCCAAGGCTGTCGCCGGCATGCAGACGACCGAGAGTGCAGTAAGCGCGCATAGCATCAGGCACACAACGAAGCGACGTTTCACGTGGGACCCCCTAAATATGTCGCTGAGCACT
Protein-coding regions in this window:
- a CDS encoding DUF2075 domain-containing protein, whose protein sequence is MLVYQATKADFVDDVTNDAIVERITEVFEERIHRVNVAEVNSWRNSMQFMHNVLIAPEIPDDCGVAIEFKVPYTNSRIDFLISGYGEGQAEAAVIVELKQWQELELVEGQDAVVRTFTGGAKRNVSHPSYQAWSYARMIEDYNEAVRQREVVLAPCAYLHNYKLGDGYDPLLDPSYLEYLELAPAFCSGDAKRLRAFICDHISRGDHGRVLFEIEAGRLRPSKSLQDSLASMLDGNQEFVMIDDQKVIFEMAVELAQRAQSTGTRQVLIVRGGPGTGKSVVAVNLLVRLTGEDMVVQYVSKNSAPRNVYAKKLRGAKRTLSFINGLFKGPGIYYEHRGAPLDALIVDEAHRLNEKSGLYGNLGENQIKEIISASRFSVFFIDESQRVTIKDIGSVGDIVEHATALGAEVHHTELRSQFRCNGSDGYLDWLDDTLGILAAEQAIHDLDYDFRVIDDPHELFRLIEERDEAGTPARVIAGYCWEWPKATQGNPNHADVVIAEHDFARSWNVNDSGTWAIDPGSVDQVGCVHTSQGLEFDYVGVIIGDDMRVADGAVTTDFTARARTDASLKGIKSIAASDPARAQRIADEVIRNTYRVLMTRGMKGCYVFCTDPHLAEYLKSKLPVGRAEYRAGFNDGLMAAEDGGASR